The genomic DNA GGTGAAGACGCTGGACGGGCCGGACGCCGGACGGGAGCCGTTGCATACCCGTCCCACGCAATCGGGCGCGGCCTCCGCCGACGCGCCGAGCTACTACGGCCAGCCCGTGCTCAAGGCGCCGGTGTGGATCTGGAGCGTGCCGCTCTACTTCTACGTGGGCGGCACGGCGGGCGCGGCGAGCGTGCTCGGGGTGGCGGTGGAGCTGGTGGGCGGCGAGTCCTTGAAGCCCCTCGGCCAGCGCTGCCGGTGGGTGGGCGCGGTGGGGGACATGGTGAGCGCGGGGCTGCTCATTCACGACCTGGGCCGGCCCAAGCGCTTCCTGAACATGCTGCGCGTCTTCCGCCCCACCTCCCCCATGAGCCTGGGCACGTGGATCCTCTCCGGCTCGGGGGCGATGAACACCCTGTCCGTGCTCCTCTCGCGCCAGAAGGGCTGGCTCGGGCGCGTGGGCGATGGGGCGGCGATCGGCGGAGGGCTGCTGGGCATGCCGCTCGCGGGGTACACGGCGGTCCTCATCACCAACACGGCGGTGCCCCTGTGGCAGTCCGTGCACAAGACGCTGCCGCTCCTGTTCATGGCCTCCTCGGTGGCGGGCGCCGGGAGCCTCCTGCGGCTGCTGCCCCACCCGCCGCGCGAGGACAAGGTGCTCCACGCGTTCAGCACCCTGGGCCAGGTGGCCACGCTCCTCGCGGAGCGCGCGGTCCAGCGGGATGCCTCGCGCGTGGAGCAGGTGGCCCTGCCCTTGAAACAGGGACGCACGGGGGCGATGTGGAAGGCGGCGCGGGTGTGCACCGCGGCGTCGCTCGTGCTGGGCCTGTGGCCGGGACGGCGCCCCGGGACGGCGCGGGCCGCGGCGCTGCTCGGCACGGTGGGAGCGCTCCTCACCCGCTTCGCGGTGTTCCACGCGGGCAAGGTGTCGTCGAGGGATGCCCAGGCCACCTTCCAATCCCAGCGCCAGGGCCTGGGCGCGGCGGAGGTCACGGCACACACCCACGCCTCGGACGGCAAGCCGCTGCGCTTTCCCCTGCCCGTGGTGCGCTGATATCCACCGCGAGACCAAGCTCCGTACGTGGCTGATACGCCACGGCTTCCACGAATGGAAACCATGCGGAGTACGCACTATGGGCAAGGGCCGATGAATCAACCCTTGGATGATGATGGGCGAAACTGCTCGGGGATGGTGTCGACGAGCAGTTCTCTCATTACATCGATCTCTGGCTCGCTTTTAGAGCCAAAACGGAGCCGAAGTAGGGCCAATAAAACGGGAAGCGCATCATCAGAAAGCGCCAGCGGTAAAGGGTCATAAGCGGCTGGATCTTTCGGAACTACGGGAAACAGTCGATCCAGGCGCGCAACGCCATCATAGACGATTGGACTGCTATTCGCTGGGCAGAAAAAGAATTGGCTATAGAGCAAAGCATCAATTCGATGCCGCATCAACTCAGGAAAGCCAGTGGGATGGTTCTCCGACTGAATTCCATAGAGTGGCGCGACCAGCACATTCCGTTCCTGGAGGTGCTTTTTCCCGGCTTGTCTCAAGAGTGGATCGACATCGTCGAACGCAGTTCCCAGTGGAGCAATGACGATGGCTAGTCGTCGTTTCGCTTTCTGGACCATGAGTTCTTCATTATCGGCAAGTTGTAGCTTATAGACAGGAAGTCCTCGCCTTTTCTTGAAATCATCCCTGGTCACATTTCGGACGGTGGCACGCGCTGACTCGTGTCCTCGGGGATTATCCCGCTCAACATCCAAAATTTGGGGAATTGGTGGATAGGCGGGGACCGGGACCCACGCAAGTTGCCCAAGCGAGGGAGCCTGCCGGAACGTTCGCTCATTCAAGGGTTTGTAGAAGGGGCCGATGAGCGTCGTAAGTCCCATGCCGCGTTAATCCTCGATTTCCGGCTGCCGCAAATCACCAAACGCGGTAACACCCGAGAAGGAAGCACCTCCCTCGCTTACATCTTCATGCTCAAGCGCGTGAAGAAAAGCATCGTCGTAGGGTCCTGTGTCCGCAGGGGTTTTCGTCGGCGCCTCAAGGGTCCGGCGGCGGAGCGAGCTAAGCGCCTCGCGCGCCTGTTGCATTTTCTTCGCGGAAAGCTTCATGGCAGGTACTGGAACAACCTTTTGAGGGGCCTGCGCCTTCCGAAAGTCCAAGACATCACCCGGCTCGATCTGCTGCATCGGTTCGGTTTCGAAGTAGACATGGGTCAGAAGGCCCGCTGTGTCGTCAGACCATTTACGTACGGCAGATTTCAGCGCAGAACTCACATACGTGGCCATTGAGTCGAGTAGACGCTCGACTGGTGGCTCGGACTTCAGGCGACGACCCCGATACACATGCCTATCGTCGCCGGAATACTTTGACTCGTAGGAGTTCTTATCGATCAACCTCATGGAGACAGCTTGGTCGATAGCCCCTAATGACTCGGAACAGTAAGGTCCAAAATGAACGAACCTCCATGTCCATCCCGTCAATGTGACGCCTCCCATCCGGCGGGCGTAATAAAGATCGGCGAGGTACAAGAACTTCACGAGCCGCGTGGGTGTTAGTACCTCATCCCGTTCTGCGGCCCAGCTGCAAATGAGCTGGATGAGTGCTGGGATGTGCTCTGCGGAAAGGGCGCCAGCCATCGGTCACCTAATATTACCATGCGGTCTGACAGCGCCACGGCAGGCAAGGAAGCATGCCCTTGGCACGTAGATCTCCGGCTTTCGGCTCCAGTCGGTCTTCATGGATGACCCGCTGGAAGAACTTGTCGATGGCTCCCTAGGCACACGTCGAGATAGATCACACCTGCTTACCCATTGTCGATCCTCACGAGCCCGAATTGCGGACAGCGGAAGATGCGAGGCGCCCTTCACTCAAAGGAGCAGGCCATTTCGCTCTTGGTCGGAGGACGACCTGTCGCCGTCGTTTAGATGCGCACAGAGCGCCCGTTGCAGGTAAGCATCGGAAACTACTTAAATGTGCTCAGTGCGTGGACCATGTCGGGAATCAGGCGCAGCGGCACGCCCCAACATGGGCAATTAGCCCATGGCCCCAGAGAACGAACGCGCACTCTCCAGGAGTACGTCCGCGAACATTGCTCCTTGCACTAGATAGGTGGAGTGTCCGCTAGCGCGCAGCACCCGGGCTCAAGATTGAACCCCTCCCGGACGAGGGCCTGCGCCCACACGGCCCGGTCGTGGATGATGGCCGTGGAGAATGTGCCGGGGGGGCACATCCCGCGGAACCCACTCACGTCCGCCCCGACAGACGTCCGGCTCATGTCCATCCACGCTCAAAATCCCGCGCCTCGTCCGCCCGAGCCCGATCCCCTGTTGGGTGCGTGCCTGGGCAGCTTCCGGCTCACCCGCAAGCTGGACCAGGGCGGCATGGGGGCCGTGTACCTGGGCGAGCACGTGGGCATTGGCAGCCGCGTGGCCATCAAGGTGCTCCACCCACGCCTGGCCACGTCGCCGCAGGTGCTGCGCCGCTTCCACACGGAGGCGCGCGCGGTGAACCTGATCGGCCACGAGAACATCGTCAGCGTCATCGACATCCAGCCCGCGCCGCCCCGGCCCTACCTCGTCATGGAGTACCTGGAGGGCGAGCCCCTGTCGGCGCTGCTCGCCCGGGGCCCGGTGCACCCGGAGGTGGCCATCGCGCTGCTGTCGCAGGTGTGCGACGCGCTCGAGGCCACGCACGCGCGGGGCATCGTGCACCGGGACTTGAAGCCGGAGAACCTCTTCCTGGTGCGGCGAGGCCAGGGGCCCGCCTTCGTGAAGGTGCTCGACTTCGGCGTCGCCAAGCTGCTGGACGCCGAGGAGCGCACCACGGACACGGCCGAGGGCGCCGTCATCGGCTCGGCGGACTACATGGCGCCGGAGCAGTCGCGGGCCGAGCCCGTGGATGGGCGCTCGGACCTGTACGCCCTGGGCGTCATCGCCTACCAGCTCGTCACCGGGCGGCTGCCCTTCGTGGAGAAGACGCTCACGGCGCTGCTGCTCGCGCACCAGACGAAGCCGCCGCCGAGCCCCACCTCCGTGCGCGCCGAGGTGCCCCCCGCGCTCTCCAGCGTCATCCTCCGGGCGCTCGCGAAGGATCCGGAGAACCGCTACCCGAGCGCGTCGACGATGCGCGGAGCGCTCCAGGTGGCGCTCGCCCAGGGCTTCGCCCTGCCGGGGCCGGTGCGGACCCCGCCGCCGTTGTCGGCCTTCGTGCTGCGCCCCGCGCTGGCGCTGCCCGTGCGCGTGACGCGCCCGGAGCCGGGACTCCCGAGCGAGCGGCTGCGCTGCTCGGAGCTCACCCGCGCGGGCCTCTTCCTGTGCACCGAGCAGGGCCTGCCGCCCCTGCTGTCGCGGGTGACGGTGGCGCTGGAGCACCCGGACGGGGAGCTCGCGTGCGAGTGCGAGGTGGTGCGGCACGTGCGCCCGGACGAGGCGCGTGCCTGGGGCATGGCGCCCGGCTTCGGGGTGCAGCTCGTCTCCCCGTCCATCTCCTTCAAGGCGGCGGTGGCGCACCTGTTGCTCGGCCAGCCGCTGGACACGCTCAAGCCGCCCATCGATCCCGCCACCGAGGCCGAGGTGGAGCAGGTGCTCGCGCCCTACCGGGAGCGGGGCACGGAGGACCTGTACGCGGTGCTGGCGCTGCCGTGGGACAAGGACTGCGAGGAGCTGCGGCTGCGCGCGCACCGGGCACAAGGAGCGCTGGAGCGGCTGCGGGAGCGGCCCATCTCCCCGGTGCTGCGCGCCCGGGTGGACGCGGTGCTGGAGCGGGTGCGCAAGGCGGGCGACACGCTGGGCCACCCCCGCCCCCGCGCCATGTACGACGCCGAGCGGGGCAACTTCCACGGGGTGGCGCGCTGTCTGGCCGCGGGGCTCACGCTCGCGCAATTGGAGGAGCTGCGGCGCGACTTCCTCGCCCGCCACCCCCACACCTGGTCCTCCCTGCGCGCGCACC from Melittangium boletus DSM 14713 includes the following:
- the nrfD gene encoding NrfD/PsrC family molybdoenzyme membrane anchor subunit, which produces MSGTRSDGRNIDPRLGTLSGEGAQQRVKTLDGPDAGREPLHTRPTQSGAASADAPSYYGQPVLKAPVWIWSVPLYFYVGGTAGAASVLGVAVELVGGESLKPLGQRCRWVGAVGDMVSAGLLIHDLGRPKRFLNMLRVFRPTSPMSLGTWILSGSGAMNTLSVLLSRQKGWLGRVGDGAAIGGGLLGMPLAGYTAVLITNTAVPLWQSVHKTLPLLFMASSVAGAGSLLRLLPHPPREDKVLHAFSTLGQVATLLAERAVQRDASRVEQVALPLKQGRTGAMWKAARVCTAASLVLGLWPGRRPGTARAAALLGTVGALLTRFAVFHAGKVSSRDAQATFQSQRQGLGAAEVTAHTHASDGKPLRFPLPVVR
- a CDS encoding serine/threonine-protein kinase; its protein translation is MSIHAQNPAPRPPEPDPLLGACLGSFRLTRKLDQGGMGAVYLGEHVGIGSRVAIKVLHPRLATSPQVLRRFHTEARAVNLIGHENIVSVIDIQPAPPRPYLVMEYLEGEPLSALLARGPVHPEVAIALLSQVCDALEATHARGIVHRDLKPENLFLVRRGQGPAFVKVLDFGVAKLLDAEERTTDTAEGAVIGSADYMAPEQSRAEPVDGRSDLYALGVIAYQLVTGRLPFVEKTLTALLLAHQTKPPPSPTSVRAEVPPALSSVILRALAKDPENRYPSASTMRGALQVALAQGFALPGPVRTPPPLSAFVLRPALALPVRVTRPEPGLPSERLRCSELTRAGLFLCTEQGLPPLLSRVTVALEHPDGELACECEVVRHVRPDEARAWGMAPGFGVQLVSPSISFKAAVAHLLLGQPLDTLKPPIDPATEAEVEQVLAPYRERGTEDLYAVLALPWDKDCEELRLRAHRAQGALERLRERPISPVLRARVDAVLERVRKAGDTLGHPRPRAMYDAERGNFHGVARCLAAGLTLAQLEELRRDFLARHPHTWSSLRAHLARAEADQRAGRLEFAREAYERALLLDPLSLELHRHYVSVCRALGTSGRGEPGNKASGT